In the genome of Neofelis nebulosa isolate mNeoNeb1 chromosome 8, mNeoNeb1.pri, whole genome shotgun sequence, one region contains:
- the LOC131519952 gene encoding histone H2A.J codes for MSGRGKQGGKVRAKAKSRSSRAGLQFPVGRVHRLLRKGNYAERVGAGAPVYLAAVLEYLTAEILELAGNAARDNKKTRIIPRHLQLAIRNDEELNKLLGKVTIAQGGVLPNIQAVLLPKKTESQKAKSK; via the coding sequence ATGTCTGGTCGTGGAAAGCAGGGCGGCAAAGTGCGGGCAAAGGCCAAATCTCGGTCCTCCCGCGCGGGCCTCCAGTTCCCGGTCGGTCGAGTACACAGACTGCTGCGCAAAGGTAACTATGCGGAGCGAGTAGGCGCTGGGGCGCCCGTGTACCTGGCGGCGGTGTTGGAGTACTTGACAGCGGAGATCCTGGAGTTGGCTGGCAATGCCGCTCGTGACAACAAGAAGACCAGAATAATCCCTCGCCACCTGCAACTCGCCATCCGCAACGACGAGGAGCTAAACAAGCTGTTGGGGAAAGTCACCATTGCTCAGGGCGGCGTCCTGCCCAACATCCAGGCCGTGCTGCTGCCCAAGAAGACGGAGAGTCAAAAGGCGAAGAGCAAGTGA
- the LOC131519953 gene encoding histone H4: MSGRGKGGKGLGKGGAKRHRKVLRDNIQGITKPAIRRLARRGGVKRISGLIYEETRGVLKVFLENVIRDAVTYTEHAKRKTVTAMDVVYALKRQGRTLYGFGG, translated from the coding sequence ATGTCTGGTCGCGGGAAAGGCGGCAAAGGGCTGGGAAAAGGAGGCGCCAAGCGCCACCGGAAGGTCTTACGGGACAACATCCAGGGTATTACGAAGCCCGCCATCCGCCGGCTGGCCCGCCGAGGGGGTGTCAAGCGCATTTCGGGACTCATCTATGAGGAGACCCGGGGAGTGCTTAAAGTATTTCTGGAGAACGTGATCCGCGATGCAGTGACTTACACGGAGCACGCCAAGCGCAAGACAGTCACGGCAATGGACGTGGTGTACGCGTTGAAACGCCAGGGCCGCACGTTGTATGGCTTCGGTGGCTGA